In a single window of the Tellurirhabdus bombi genome:
- a CDS encoding SusC/RagA family TonB-linked outer membrane protein, translating to MLKNLSKTCVLCLLSLSGYAQSSGSGQVILVRNEVGQAHLVTKPAGSNGLAEAAVFTISGKIKDENNEGLPGVSIILKGTSTGTTSGVDGSYKLTIPDGNGILVFSFVGYESQDVPVSNRSILDIKMTTDTKALQEVVVVGYGTMKKSDVTGAIASVKTKDLTAIPTTNALRSLQGKVAGLDVTQSSGQPGASVGIVLRGNRSLRADNQPLVLVDGIQYGSYVDINPTDIESVEVLKDVASTAIYGTRGANGVIIITTKKGSSTGRSSLSFNAYVSSYQRGKYPRMMNGDEYAQLKREAYRTTNNNVYREDKDIFQVTEYEYIQRRQYEDWQSYVFHNGLLQNYELNLSGGNEKTAFSVSGGYQRDQGLLLNDVFRRVNGKISIDHKLSKVFRVGASAIYTYKNQDKRDNPLNMANKILPIAKAFDDNGQLILNPAPGYSAQFTPLADEQPGVFENNIVDKRLFTSAYLDVQIQPDLLFKSTIGLDIRDYRNGYYKGYNTVANVGRNSNSGVSINNTMNYTWENTLNYNKTFGEHGFQGLLGTSSLGTNYEEFNASGNNQASPITTFYDLNSNTISRAIGSRLRQTRLASFFGRVNYKFKDRYIFQASLRTDGSSVLAQGHKWGYFPAVSGAWRIIEEPFMKDIVAVDNLKLRVSWGKSGNSAIDPYATLGGLTNSAYAFGTTAAFGYWPSVIPNPNLTWETTATWNAGLDFGFLRNRISGSIDVYLARTSDLLLPSLLPPATGYTEVLENIGQTQNKGIELSMTTQNVAARGFRWSTDWTFSLNREKIVALNNGVTRNEANSWFVGSPTRVFYDYKKIGIWQLGEEAAATEMGGYKPGDVKVADLNGNGKIDPGDRTTFSRVPKFSFGLNNSFEYKNFDLSVFVYGRFGQFINYENNTAYKPSALENSSNVDYWTPENPTNAFPRPNSGYSTNNYLFQSTLGYVDGSFLKIRDVSLGYNLPQAISKKLSVGRVRVYGTLQNYFVFSGIKDYDPERDGALSFPLNKQIVFGLNVGF from the coding sequence ATGTTAAAAAATCTATCGAAAACCTGCGTATTGTGTCTTCTATCCCTCTCGGGGTACGCTCAGAGCAGTGGTTCTGGACAAGTAATCTTGGTCAGAAATGAAGTGGGGCAAGCGCATTTGGTTACCAAGCCGGCCGGGAGCAATGGCCTTGCCGAGGCTGCCGTTTTTACCATCAGCGGTAAGATTAAGGATGAAAATAATGAAGGCTTGCCCGGTGTTAGCATTATTCTGAAAGGCACCTCAACTGGAACAACTTCGGGGGTAGATGGTTCCTACAAGCTCACGATTCCGGACGGGAATGGGATTTTGGTCTTTTCGTTTGTTGGATACGAGAGCCAGGATGTACCGGTTAGTAATCGTTCCATCCTCGATATAAAAATGACCACCGATACCAAGGCTTTGCAGGAAGTTGTGGTGGTTGGTTACGGAACGATGAAGAAAAGTGATGTGACAGGCGCCATTGCTTCGGTAAAAACCAAAGACCTCACGGCTATTCCGACCACCAATGCGCTGCGTTCGTTGCAGGGAAAAGTAGCTGGTCTGGACGTAACCCAAAGCTCCGGGCAGCCAGGAGCCAGCGTGGGCATCGTTCTCCGCGGGAACCGTTCGTTGCGGGCTGACAACCAGCCGCTGGTATTGGTAGACGGGATTCAGTATGGTTCTTACGTGGATATCAACCCGACGGATATTGAATCGGTGGAAGTTCTGAAGGACGTTGCTTCGACAGCGATTTACGGAACACGCGGTGCCAACGGGGTAATCATCATTACGACTAAAAAAGGCAGTTCGACCGGAAGAAGCAGCCTGTCGTTTAATGCGTACGTGTCAAGCTACCAGCGAGGGAAATACCCACGCATGATGAACGGCGATGAATACGCCCAGCTCAAGCGCGAAGCGTACCGGACAACCAATAACAACGTGTACCGGGAAGACAAGGACATTTTCCAGGTGACGGAATATGAATACATCCAACGGCGGCAATACGAAGATTGGCAGAGCTATGTTTTCCACAACGGCTTGCTGCAAAACTACGAGCTGAACTTGAGCGGCGGTAACGAAAAGACCGCATTCTCGGTGTCGGGCGGCTATCAGCGCGACCAGGGTTTGTTACTGAACGATGTATTTCGACGCGTTAATGGTAAAATCAGTATTGATCATAAATTATCTAAAGTATTTCGGGTAGGAGCCAGCGCGATTTATACCTACAAAAATCAGGACAAGCGCGATAACCCGCTGAACATGGCCAATAAAATCCTGCCGATTGCCAAGGCTTTCGACGATAACGGTCAACTGATTCTGAATCCGGCACCGGGCTACAGCGCCCAGTTTACGCCCTTGGCCGATGAGCAACCGGGCGTTTTTGAAAACAACATTGTCGACAAACGCCTCTTTACATCGGCTTATCTGGACGTGCAGATTCAACCGGACCTGTTGTTCAAATCGACGATTGGTTTGGATATCAGAGATTACCGCAACGGTTACTACAAAGGGTACAACACCGTCGCCAACGTTGGTCGGAACTCCAATTCAGGGGTAAGCATCAACAATACAATGAATTATACCTGGGAAAATACGCTGAACTATAACAAAACGTTCGGTGAGCACGGTTTTCAGGGCTTATTGGGAACAAGCTCGCTGGGAACAAATTATGAAGAGTTTAATGCTTCCGGTAACAACCAGGCTTCTCCAATCACTACGTTCTATGATCTAAACTCCAACACCATATCGAGAGCCATTGGCAGCCGACTGCGTCAGACGCGCCTGGCTTCGTTCTTTGGCCGCGTAAATTATAAGTTTAAGGATCGGTACATTTTCCAGGCTTCCTTGCGGACGGATGGTTCGTCTGTACTGGCGCAGGGACATAAGTGGGGTTATTTCCCGGCGGTATCCGGTGCGTGGCGGATTATCGAAGAGCCATTCATGAAAGACATTGTGGCGGTTGATAACCTGAAATTGCGGGTAAGCTGGGGTAAATCTGGAAACAGCGCCATCGATCCTTACGCAACCCTGGGAGGACTGACCAATTCGGCGTATGCTTTTGGAACAACCGCTGCTTTCGGGTACTGGCCGAGTGTGATTCCGAACCCTAATTTGACCTGGGAAACGACCGCAACCTGGAATGCCGGTTTGGATTTTGGTTTCCTGCGGAACCGGATTTCTGGTAGCATTGATGTTTACTTGGCGCGCACCAGCGACTTACTCCTGCCAAGCTTGTTGCCACCGGCTACGGGGTATACCGAAGTGTTGGAAAACATTGGTCAGACGCAAAACAAAGGAATTGAGCTGTCCATGACAACGCAGAATGTCGCCGCTCGCGGTTTCAGATGGTCAACAGACTGGACGTTCTCCCTGAACCGGGAAAAAATCGTTGCCCTGAACAACGGTGTTACGCGGAATGAAGCCAATAGCTGGTTCGTTGGTTCACCAACCAGAGTATTCTACGATTACAAAAAAATCGGAATCTGGCAATTGGGCGAAGAAGCCGCTGCAACCGAAATGGGTGGTTATAAGCCTGGTGACGTGAAAGTAGCTGACCTGAATGGAAACGGAAAAATCGATCCAGGTGATCGTACTACATTCTCGCGGGTTCCAAAATTCTCGTTTGGCCTTAACAACAGCTTCGAATACAAAAACTTCGATTTGTCCGTGTTTGTGTATGGTCGCTTTGGGCAGTTTATCAACTACGAAAACAACACCGCTTACAAACCAAGCGCCCTGGAAAACTCCTCCAATGTGGATTACTGGACACCGGAAAACCCAACCAACGCGTTCCCTCGTCCGAACAGTGGTTACTCCACCAACAACTACCTTTTCCAATCAACGCTGGGCTATGTGGACGGTTCGTTCCTGAAAATCCGGGATGTATCGCTGGGATATAATTTGCCGCAGGCCATATCCAAGAAGCTGAGTGTAGGCCGGGTACGTGTCTATGGAACGCTGCAGAACTACTTTGTCTTCAGCGGCATTAAAGACTACGATCCAGAACGCGATGGTGCACTGAGCTTCCCATTGAACAAACAAATCGTTTTCGGGCTAAACGTAGGTTTCTAA
- a CDS encoding ATP-binding protein produces the protein MMDCLDSLRQDRIFETVPTEQLTWLVDQSECIDYPPDTIIYSPNDPTDHLFIILKGRILLYLLQAGQKQEVNTSESGSITGVLPFSRMKTSVSYWQTLEPTTVLTLHRDRFRELTMSHYELTEVLVQQMTARVREFTKMRQQNDKMISLGRLSAGLAHELNNPVAAIVRSVDTLKDHLHATPEQFKGIMALKLTDDQTDAISAVLFNRVQNQQSKKSLTLLEQACTEDDLTDWLDDHAIDKAAELSETLTEFGFTTDDLEALEKQTNEGGLAAVLGWLVNNLITENLVTEITEASQRIATLIGAIKSYTHMDRGIGQDCVFLAEGLNSTLTLLKHKIKAKNISVKVTIPEDLPQIQAWPSELNQLWTNLIDNAIDAMSEGGTLQVSAEVDREFILTRIIDDGAGIPAEIMDQIFDPFFTTKAIGKGTGLGLDIVQGIIHHHHGQIYVNSEAGRTEFKVCLPIESKTSL, from the coding sequence ATGATGGACTGCCTTGATTCGCTCCGGCAAGACCGGATTTTTGAAACCGTACCTACTGAACAATTAACCTGGTTGGTTGATCAATCCGAATGCATTGATTATCCGCCTGATACCATTATTTATAGCCCGAATGACCCAACAGACCATCTGTTTATTATTCTGAAAGGGCGCATTTTACTTTACCTCCTTCAGGCTGGCCAAAAGCAGGAAGTCAATACATCGGAGTCGGGCAGCATTACGGGAGTTCTGCCTTTTTCGCGCATGAAAACGTCGGTTAGCTACTGGCAAACGCTGGAGCCGACCACCGTTCTAACGCTGCACCGCGACCGCTTCCGGGAGCTGACCATGAGCCATTATGAACTGACGGAAGTACTGGTTCAGCAGATGACGGCCCGCGTTCGGGAGTTCACCAAGATGCGGCAGCAAAACGATAAAATGATTTCTCTGGGTCGGCTATCGGCGGGGCTGGCGCACGAACTCAATAATCCGGTGGCCGCCATTGTCCGCAGTGTGGATACCCTCAAAGACCATCTTCACGCTACGCCCGAACAGTTCAAAGGCATCATGGCGCTGAAGCTGACGGATGACCAAACCGACGCCATTAGTGCCGTATTATTCAATCGGGTGCAAAATCAGCAGAGTAAAAAAAGCCTCACCCTGCTGGAACAAGCCTGTACGGAAGATGATTTAACCGACTGGCTCGACGACCACGCCATTGATAAAGCTGCCGAACTGTCCGAAACCTTGACGGAATTTGGCTTTACTACCGATGACCTCGAAGCGCTCGAAAAACAAACCAACGAGGGCGGATTGGCAGCCGTTTTAGGCTGGCTGGTCAATAACCTCATTACCGAAAATCTAGTTACTGAAATAACGGAAGCTTCGCAACGCATTGCTACACTGATCGGCGCGATTAAGTCTTACACCCACATGGATCGTGGCATTGGGCAGGATTGCGTTTTTCTGGCTGAAGGGCTTAATAGCACCCTGACCCTGTTGAAGCACAAAATCAAAGCCAAAAACATCAGCGTGAAGGTAACCATTCCGGAAGATTTGCCCCAAATTCAGGCCTGGCCTAGTGAACTGAATCAATTATGGACCAATTTGATTGACAATGCCATTGATGCCATGAGTGAAGGAGGTACCTTGCAGGTCTCGGCTGAAGTAGACCGGGAATTTATCCTAACCCGAATTATTGACGATGGCGCTGGGATTCCGGCAGAAATCATGGACCAGATATTTGATCCTTTTTTCACAACCAAAGCCATTGGCAAAGGTACCGGTCTGGGACTGGACATCGTTCAGGGCATTATTCACCACCATCATGGACAGATTTATGTCAATTCTGAAGCCGGGCGAACGGAATTTAAAGTATGCCTACCTATTGAATCAAAAACTTCGCTGTAA
- a CDS encoding FAD-dependent oxidoreductase has translation MRTPFIIAIDDDENVLQAIRRDLRQHYRKDYRVIATTSAQEALDTLAEIKKKKDEVALFVSDQRMPEMLGVDFLVQARKVFPSAKTVLLTAYSDIEAAVRAINDVQLDYYLNKPWNPPEEKLYPVLDELLSDWQMRYRPEFEGLQLIGYQFSSHTHDLKDFLAGNLFPYQWLDIETSPKAQELLKVYNLELVDLPVVVLDDGTIMKQPSLPDLGSKLGLAPKARQDLYDLAIIGAGPAGLAAAVYGGSEGLRTILIDKRAPGGQAGTSSRIENYLGFPNGLSGAELTRRAITQATRFGVEFLAPQEVVAIRSQGQYKHIAMSDDSEVIARSILLCTGVSYHKLDNESIHRFTGAGVYYGAATVEAVAFKDKPVYVVGGGNSAGQGAMYLSRMASEVNILIRRDDLSATMSQYLIDQINNTPNINVLSNTEVVEALGEDKLECLVIRHTRTSEEQKVPASGLFVFIGTKPFTDWIHMSIIKNERGFIETGNGLNQYDDFKRTWKLDREPYPLETCSVGIFAAGDVRAGAMNRVASAVGEGAMAVSFVHKYLAET, from the coding sequence ATGCGTACCCCCTTCATCATCGCCATTGACGACGACGAAAACGTTTTACAAGCCATCCGGCGCGACCTCCGGCAGCATTACCGCAAAGATTACCGGGTTATTGCCACCACATCGGCCCAAGAGGCGCTGGATACGCTGGCTGAAATAAAAAAGAAAAAAGACGAAGTTGCCCTTTTTGTCTCTGATCAGCGCATGCCGGAAATGCTGGGCGTTGATTTTCTGGTGCAGGCCCGAAAAGTGTTTCCCAGCGCAAAAACCGTTTTACTCACTGCCTATTCCGACATTGAAGCAGCCGTTCGGGCCATTAACGATGTTCAACTGGATTATTACCTGAACAAACCCTGGAACCCTCCGGAAGAAAAGCTTTATCCAGTTCTGGATGAACTGCTATCGGATTGGCAAATGCGCTACCGACCAGAGTTTGAAGGGCTGCAACTCATTGGCTACCAATTCTCTTCGCATACCCATGATTTAAAAGATTTTCTGGCTGGAAACCTGTTTCCTTATCAATGGCTGGACATTGAAACGTCGCCCAAAGCGCAGGAATTACTGAAAGTTTATAACCTGGAGCTGGTGGATTTGCCCGTAGTGGTTCTGGACGATGGCACCATCATGAAGCAACCCAGCCTCCCCGACTTGGGCTCAAAATTAGGATTGGCCCCCAAAGCGCGGCAGGATTTGTACGATCTGGCCATCATCGGCGCGGGTCCAGCGGGTCTGGCGGCGGCGGTTTACGGTGGTTCCGAAGGGCTCCGAACCATTCTGATCGACAAACGGGCTCCCGGCGGCCAGGCAGGAACCAGCTCGCGAATTGAAAACTACCTCGGGTTTCCCAACGGCCTCAGCGGCGCTGAACTCACCCGGCGGGCCATCACGCAGGCAACCCGTTTCGGCGTGGAATTTCTTGCGCCTCAAGAGGTTGTGGCCATTCGTTCGCAGGGCCAATACAAGCACATTGCCATGAGCGACGACAGCGAGGTAATTGCCCGGAGCATCCTACTTTGCACGGGCGTTTCGTACCACAAACTGGACAACGAGAGCATCCACCGCTTCACCGGAGCAGGCGTCTACTACGGCGCCGCCACCGTCGAAGCGGTTGCGTTTAAGGACAAACCCGTCTACGTGGTGGGGGGCGGCAACTCAGCGGGCCAGGGCGCGATGTACCTTTCCCGCATGGCTTCGGAAGTCAATATCCTGATTCGCCGGGACGATCTAAGCGCTACCATGTCCCAATATTTGATCGATCAGATAAACAATACACCTAATATTAATGTATTGTCCAATACGGAAGTAGTCGAAGCATTGGGCGAAGACAAGCTAGAATGCCTCGTTATCCGGCATACCCGCACCAGCGAAGAGCAAAAAGTCCCTGCCAGCGGTTTGTTCGTTTTCATTGGTACTAAGCCGTTTACGGACTGGATTCACATGAGCATTATTAAAAATGAGCGCGGCTTCATTGAAACCGGTAACGGACTAAATCAGTACGACGATTTCAAACGAACCTGGAAACTGGATCGGGAGCCTTACCCACTCGAAACCTGTAGCGTCGGAATTTTCGCGGCGGGCGATGTCCGGGCGGGAGCTATGAACCGCGTTGCTTCTGCCGTTGGTGAAGGCGCTATGGCGGTTAGTTTTGTTCATAAATATTTAGCAGAAACCTAA
- a CDS encoding UBP-type zinc finger domain-containing protein translates to MSTLQPKICDHLRALEEITVPGAGTAVCVECVKTGSQWVHLRTCQTCGQTHCCDSSPNQHATKHFQQTEHPVIASAEPGEQWLWCYVDQQIMPY, encoded by the coding sequence ATGTCTACACTTCAACCTAAAATCTGCGATCATCTTAGGGCGCTCGAAGAAATTACGGTTCCCGGAGCTGGTACCGCTGTCTGCGTCGAATGCGTGAAAACGGGCAGTCAATGGGTGCACCTGCGTACTTGCCAGACCTGCGGGCAAACGCATTGCTGCGACTCTTCCCCCAACCAGCACGCGACGAAGCATTTTCAGCAAACGGAGCACCCGGTTATTGCCTCTGCCGAACCCGGGGAGCAATGGCTCTGGTGTTACGTAGATCAACAAATAATGCCTTACTAG
- the egtB gene encoding ergothioneine biosynthesis protein EgtB: MITEKPELAVNSTLAESYRNVRQYSEAICHPLQIEDYVVQPIIDVSPPKWHLGHITWFWEQFILAPHKPGYQALHDDYSFVFNSYYETVGKRVLRTNRGNLTRPTVEEVYRYRQYVDEHMIAFLEHNDLSPELEALVILGLNHEQQHQELLITDIKYILGHNPLLPVFDFSLSNEPVRQDKSASKSTTLSEGVYTVGYEGNGFHFDNELGAHKVYLNEYTVSPTLVTNGEYLAFIEAGGYRNFRYWLAEGWDWVNTQQIQAPLYWHSIDGEWWQYSFNGLQPVALEEPVCHVSYYEADAFARWKGTRLPTEAEWEVAAKANCFDWGQRWEWTGSAYLPYPGFQTAEGAVGEYNGKFMVNQMVLRGASVATPKGHSRPTYRNFFQTDKRWQFTGIRTIV; encoded by the coding sequence ATGATTACCGAAAAGCCTGAATTAGCCGTAAATTCTACCCTGGCCGAGAGTTATCGAAACGTCAGGCAGTATTCCGAAGCGATCTGCCATCCCCTCCAGATTGAAGATTACGTCGTTCAACCCATCATTGATGTGAGTCCACCCAAGTGGCATTTAGGGCATATAACCTGGTTTTGGGAACAGTTCATTTTAGCACCACACAAGCCTGGTTACCAAGCGCTTCACGATGATTATAGCTTTGTTTTTAATAGCTATTATGAGACGGTCGGCAAACGGGTTCTGCGTACCAATCGGGGTAACCTGACCCGCCCCACCGTCGAAGAGGTCTACCGCTATCGGCAGTACGTGGATGAGCACATGATCGCGTTTCTGGAGCATAATGACCTTTCGCCTGAACTGGAAGCCTTGGTGATTCTAGGACTTAACCACGAGCAGCAGCACCAGGAGTTACTGATTACCGACATTAAATACATTCTGGGACACAATCCATTGCTACCCGTTTTTGACTTCAGTCTGTCGAATGAACCTGTTCGTCAGGATAAATCGGCATCAAAATCAACAACTCTTTCGGAAGGCGTCTACACGGTGGGTTATGAAGGCAATGGCTTTCATTTTGATAATGAATTGGGGGCTCATAAAGTCTACCTGAATGAATACACCGTAAGCCCTACTCTGGTTACTAACGGCGAATACCTGGCGTTCATCGAAGCGGGCGGCTACCGTAATTTCCGCTACTGGCTGGCTGAAGGCTGGGATTGGGTAAACACGCAGCAGATCCAAGCCCCGCTCTACTGGCATAGCATCGATGGAGAATGGTGGCAGTATAGCTTCAATGGGCTTCAACCGGTGGCCCTCGAGGAGCCGGTTTGTCACGTCAGCTACTACGAAGCCGACGCCTTCGCCCGCTGGAAAGGCACGCGCCTGCCCACAGAAGCGGAGTGGGAAGTTGCCGCCAAGGCCAATTGTTTCGACTGGGGCCAGCGCTGGGAATGGACTGGCTCGGCCTACCTGCCTTACCCAGGTTTTCAGACCGCCGAGGGGGCCGTGGGCGAATACAATGGTAAATTTATGGTGAATCAGATGGTGCTGCGCGGTGCATCCGTAGCCACCCCGAAGGGCCATTCACGCCCTACATACCGCAATTTTTTCCAAACCGACAAACGCTGGCAATTCACTGGAATCCGGACGATTGTTTAA
- the egtD gene encoding L-histidine N(alpha)-methyltransferase, with protein MDQSLHTPESVDALLLDDVRTGLAQTPKQLPSRLFYDAEGSRIFQAIMHLPEYYLTRCEFEIVNENKAQLLQRFLRGTNAFELVELGAGDGLKTKVLLRHFWEQQAEFTYIPIDISEDALNGLATSLRLQWPDMAVESMHNDYFRGLSKLSAASYTRKVVLFLGSNIGNFSEDEALEFYHQLSQRLRPGDLVLTGVDLQKHPAVIQAAYNDSQGLTRAFNLNLLRRLNRELDANFDLSAWDHYESYNPETGEARSYLVSQKAQQVRIEALDETYSFDYGEIIHTEISRKFTREGIERLAEATNFRIDSWLTDCKGYFADVLFERM; from the coding sequence ATGGATCAATCCCTACATACGCCTGAATCCGTAGACGCTCTTTTGCTGGACGATGTCCGAACCGGACTGGCCCAAACGCCTAAACAACTGCCTTCCCGGCTCTTTTACGATGCTGAAGGAAGCCGCATTTTTCAGGCGATCATGCACTTGCCGGAGTATTACCTGACTCGCTGCGAATTTGAAATTGTCAACGAAAATAAAGCGCAGTTACTTCAGCGTTTTCTGCGCGGCACCAACGCGTTTGAACTCGTTGAGTTGGGCGCTGGCGATGGCCTGAAAACCAAAGTATTGCTGCGTCATTTCTGGGAACAGCAGGCCGAATTTACGTATATCCCGATTGATATTTCGGAAGACGCCCTGAATGGCTTGGCGACTTCGCTCCGGTTGCAGTGGCCCGATATGGCCGTCGAATCCATGCACAATGACTATTTCCGGGGATTGTCGAAGCTATCAGCTGCTTCCTACACGCGGAAGGTCGTGCTGTTTCTGGGATCGAATATTGGTAATTTTTCGGAAGACGAAGCCCTGGAGTTTTACCACCAATTGAGCCAGCGCCTGCGCCCCGGCGATCTGGTTCTTACCGGCGTTGACTTACAAAAACACCCGGCTGTCATTCAGGCGGCTTACAACGATTCGCAGGGCTTAACCCGTGCTTTCAACCTCAACTTATTGCGTCGGCTTAATCGCGAGCTGGACGCGAATTTTGACCTGTCGGCCTGGGACCATTACGAAAGCTACAACCCCGAAACGGGCGAAGCACGTAGCTATCTGGTCAGCCAGAAGGCCCAGCAGGTGCGTATCGAAGCCCTCGACGAAACGTATTCGTTTGATTACGGCGAAATAATTCATACCGAAATTTCTCGCAAATTCACCCGCGAAGGCATTGAGCGTCTTGCCGAAGCGACCAACTTCCGCATCGACTCCTGGCTAACAGATTGCAAAGGCTATTTCGCCGATGTTTTGTTTGAGCGAATGTAG
- a CDS encoding NUDIX hydrolase, with product MIDLTFHAFKSALSQRLQEPLPGIEAHQKMASTSRMRAMLKPNERTRRSAVLIVFYPYQDSIFLPLILRPIYDGVHAGQMAFPGGRMERTDENLTRTALREAQEEIGIRASDVQVLGHLTELYIPPSNFYVLPVVGILPYKPEFYPDPREVDQVVEVRLDELMDDAIIGRSFIEVRGASIDAPHYQIQGFKVWGATAMMISELLTVIYSAQNISS from the coding sequence ATGATCGACCTTACATTTCATGCGTTTAAATCAGCCTTAAGCCAACGCTTGCAGGAACCGCTGCCGGGTATTGAAGCTCACCAGAAAATGGCGTCAACATCCCGGATGCGGGCGATGCTCAAACCCAACGAGCGAACCCGTCGGAGCGCGGTATTGATTGTTTTTTATCCGTATCAGGATTCCATTTTCCTGCCCCTGATTCTGCGTCCGATTTACGACGGAGTTCATGCCGGGCAAATGGCTTTTCCGGGCGGGCGCATGGAACGTACCGATGAAAACCTGACCCGAACGGCTTTGCGGGAGGCTCAGGAAGAAATCGGCATTCGGGCATCGGATGTGCAGGTGTTAGGTCATTTAACAGAATTATACATTCCACCGAGTAATTTTTACGTATTGCCGGTCGTGGGCATTTTGCCTTATAAACCTGAATTTTATCCCGATCCCCGCGAAGTTGATCAGGTGGTGGAAGTTCGGCTGGACGAATTGATGGATGATGCCATCATTGGCCGGAGCTTTATTGAAGTACGTGGTGCCAGCATCGACGCGCCTCATTATCAGATCCAGGGCTTTAAGGTTTGGGGGGCAACCGCCATGATGATTAGTGAGTTGCTGACGGTGATTTATTCCGCTCAGAATATCAGTAGTTGA
- a CDS encoding NAD(P)/FAD-dependent oxidoreductase — MIHSISLTLDPELALEESAFEQEVIRHLRLSADNQPVVRKLRQSVDARGRQVKVHVDAEVYVGEEPRPRIAYRKEYPDVSRAAQAIVVGAGPAGLFAALRLVELGIKPILLERGSDVRERRRDLAAINKDHIVNPESNYCFGEGGAGTYSDGKLYTRSKKRGDVRRVLEILVAHGATEQILVDAHPHIGTNKLPNVVADLRESILKAGGEVHFDTKVVDFILSQHEIRGVITSTGKEITGLGVILATGHSARDIFELLHRKSILIEYKPFAMGVRIEHQQALIDRLQYHRPDRGDYLPAASYSLVTQTRHKGAERGVFSFCMCPGGFIVPAATAPGELVVNGMSPSRRDSKFANSGLVVAVHENDLKPYREFGPLAGLRYQQAVEQRACRMAGNSQAAPAQRVGDFTNGRFSNSLLPTSYQPGLVSADMAEVLPEAIAVPLKLGLQQFGRTMRGYVTNDAQIIGAESRTSSPVRIPRHPQTLEHPVVQRLFPCGEGAGYAGGIVSAAMDGEKCAEQLVAEYGIALGASQRMR, encoded by the coding sequence ATGATTCATTCTATTTCTTTGACTTTAGATCCTGAGCTAGCCCTTGAAGAATCGGCTTTTGAGCAGGAAGTTATACGGCATTTGCGGCTATCGGCTGATAATCAGCCCGTTGTTCGGAAATTGCGGCAATCGGTTGATGCCCGGGGGCGGCAGGTGAAAGTGCATGTAGACGCCGAAGTGTATGTTGGTGAGGAGCCGCGTCCGCGCATTGCTTACCGAAAAGAATACCCGGATGTTAGCCGGGCCGCCCAGGCTATTGTCGTCGGAGCCGGACCGGCCGGACTGTTTGCGGCTTTGCGGCTGGTGGAATTGGGCATAAAACCCATTTTGCTGGAACGCGGGAGTGATGTTCGGGAACGGCGGCGCGATCTGGCGGCTATCAACAAAGACCATATTGTTAATCCAGAGTCGAATTACTGTTTTGGGGAAGGTGGCGCGGGGACGTATTCGGACGGCAAACTTTACACGCGTTCCAAAAAGCGGGGCGATGTCCGGCGCGTTCTGGAAATTCTGGTGGCTCACGGCGCGACCGAACAAATTCTGGTGGATGCCCATCCGCACATTGGAACCAACAAATTACCGAATGTAGTAGCCGATCTGCGCGAAAGTATTCTCAAGGCGGGCGGAGAGGTTCATTTTGATACCAAAGTAGTTGATTTTATCCTCTCCCAGCATGAGATTAGAGGCGTAATCACGTCCACCGGAAAAGAAATAACCGGACTTGGCGTTATTTTGGCTACGGGACATTCGGCGCGTGATATTTTTGAGTTATTGCACCGGAAAAGTATTTTAATCGAATACAAGCCTTTTGCCATGGGCGTTCGGATTGAACACCAGCAGGCACTCATTGACCGGTTGCAGTACCACCGCCCCGACCGGGGTGACTATCTGCCGGCGGCGTCCTATAGTCTGGTCACCCAGACACGCCACAAAGGGGCGGAGCGGGGCGTTTTTTCGTTTTGCATGTGTCCCGGCGGGTTTATCGTTCCAGCGGCTACGGCTCCGGGTGAGCTGGTGGTCAACGGCATGTCTCCGTCGCGGCGGGATTCCAAGTTTGCCAACTCTGGTTTGGTGGTTGCGGTGCACGAAAATGATCTCAAGCCCTATCGGGAATTTGGTCCTCTGGCGGGCTTGCGCTACCAGCAGGCGGTTGAGCAGCGGGCTTGCCGAATGGCTGGAAATTCGCAGGCGGCACCGGCCCAGCGCGTGGGTGATTTCACGAATGGCCGTTTTTCAAATAGCCTTTTGCCCACTTCATACCAGCCCGGATTGGTATCGGCAGACATGGCCGAGGTGCTGCCCGAGGCCATTGCCGTTCCCTTAAAATTAGGGTTGCAGCAATTTGGCCGGACAATGCGTGGATATGTCACAAATGATGCGCAAATTATCGGTGCCGAAAGCCGGACTTCATCGCCCGTACGCATACCTCGTCATCCGCAAACGCTGGAGCACCCGGTTGTGCAACGCCTGTTCCCTTGCGGAGAAGGCGCGGGCTATGCCGGAGGCATTGTTTCTGCGGCGATGGACGGCGAGAAATGCGCGGAACAATTGGTTGCCGAATACGGGATAGCCCTTGGCGCTTCCCAACGAATGCGTTAA